A genomic region of Streptosporangium lutulentum contains the following coding sequences:
- a CDS encoding MFS transporter: MIIIGLGTVWILDGLEVTIIGNLSAQLAKEGSGLEITQTQVAGTAGALYVAGACLGALFFGWLTDKFGRKKLFIITMVVYLIATAMTALSFSAWWFFLFRFLTGFGIGGEYAAINSAIDELIPSRHRGRIDIIINGSYWLGAAGGALLTVPLLNNFAVNIGWRIAFGLGVVLGLAILLVRRHVPESPRWLFIHGRDEEAEKLVDEVEERVEQEKGVRLEEPSQSMTIHQRKSIGFGQIAHTMVARYPKRTILGFSLFVGQAFLYNAITFGYAQILSTFFKIDTNAGYFFAVIAVGNFLGPLLLGPLFDSVGRIPMISGTYIGSGVLLLGTAWLFNQGVLTAVTLTACWCVVLFFASAGASAAYLTVSEIFPMETRAMAIAFFYAIGTFVGGVAGPLVFSGLVESGRPGDTALAFSIGASLMIAAGLVEMFLGVKAERRGLEDIAEPLSTARAQS; the protein is encoded by the coding sequence ATGATCATTATCGGACTCGGCACCGTCTGGATCCTCGACGGTCTCGAAGTGACCATCATCGGAAACCTCTCGGCCCAGCTGGCCAAGGAGGGAAGCGGTCTGGAGATCACCCAGACCCAGGTGGCCGGTACGGCGGGGGCCCTCTATGTGGCCGGGGCCTGCCTCGGGGCGTTGTTCTTCGGCTGGCTGACAGACAAGTTCGGCCGCAAGAAGCTGTTCATCATCACGATGGTCGTCTATCTGATCGCCACCGCGATGACCGCGCTGTCGTTCTCCGCGTGGTGGTTCTTCCTGTTCCGGTTCCTGACCGGGTTCGGCATCGGCGGCGAGTACGCCGCGATCAACTCGGCCATCGACGAGCTCATCCCGAGCCGCCACCGGGGCCGGATCGACATCATCATCAACGGCAGCTACTGGCTCGGTGCCGCCGGCGGCGCGCTGCTGACGGTGCCGCTGCTCAACAACTTCGCGGTGAACATCGGCTGGCGTATCGCGTTCGGCCTGGGGGTGGTGCTCGGCCTGGCCATCCTGCTGGTCCGTCGGCACGTGCCGGAGAGTCCGCGCTGGCTGTTCATCCACGGCCGGGACGAGGAGGCCGAGAAACTGGTCGACGAGGTCGAGGAGCGCGTCGAACAGGAGAAGGGCGTCCGGCTGGAGGAGCCCTCGCAGAGCATGACCATTCACCAGCGCAAATCAATCGGGTTCGGTCAGATCGCGCACACCATGGTGGCCCGCTATCCCAAGCGCACCATTCTCGGCTTTTCTCTCTTCGTCGGGCAGGCGTTCCTCTACAACGCCATCACCTTCGGATACGCCCAGATCCTGTCGACCTTCTTTAAGATCGACACCAATGCCGGTTACTTCTTCGCGGTCATCGCGGTCGGTAACTTCCTCGGTCCGCTCCTGCTCGGGCCGCTGTTCGACAGCGTCGGCCGGATTCCCATGATCTCCGGCACCTACATCGGGTCCGGGGTGCTGCTGCTCGGCACGGCCTGGCTGTTCAACCAGGGTGTGCTGACCGCGGTCACGCTGACCGCGTGCTGGTGCGTCGTTCTCTTCTTCGCCTCGGCCGGCGCGAGCGCGGCCTATCTGACCGTCAGCGAGATCTTTCCGATGGAGACCCGGGCCATGGCCATCGCGTTCTTCTACGCGATCGGCACCTTCGTCGGCGGCGTCGCCGGTCCGCTGGTCTTCTCCGGTCTGGTCGAGAGCGGCAGGCCGGGTGACACCGCCCTGGCTTTCTCCATCGGGGCATCCCTCATGATCGCGGCCGGGTTGGTGGAGATGTTCCTCGGGGTCAAGGCCGAACGCAGAGGTTTGGAGGACATCGCCGAGCCGCTGAGCACCGCGCGGGCCCAATCGTAA
- a CDS encoding ArsR/SmtB family transcription factor: MDVVTGLDACSTMEPDDARVAATRERLVTAQEATRLADLFRLLGDPTRAQLLYALLEAGELCVCDLTETVEVSDTAVSHALRLLRTAGIVASRRAGRMIYYRLADAHVRMLLDLSREHLRHEIVKG, encoded by the coding sequence ATGGACGTCGTCACCGGTCTGGACGCCTGCAGCACCATGGAGCCAGACGATGCCAGGGTGGCGGCGACGCGAGAGCGGCTCGTCACCGCGCAGGAGGCCACCCGGCTCGCCGACCTTTTCCGGCTGCTGGGCGACCCCACCCGCGCCCAGCTCCTGTACGCGCTGCTCGAAGCCGGTGAGCTTTGCGTCTGCGATCTCACCGAGACGGTGGAGGTCAGTGACACCGCCGTCTCCCACGCGCTCAGGCTGCTGCGGACCGCGGGCATCGTGGCCAGCCGCCGGGCCGGGCGGATGATCTACTACCGCCTCGCCGACGCCCACGTCCGGATGCTTCTCGACCTCAGCCGCGAGCATCTGCGCCACGAGATCGTCAAGGGCTGA
- a CDS encoding ABC transporter substrate-binding protein gives MAAALSLGLTAACAGDGSAEGQKPVQQARQGAVEPVTLKYWTSFPPEPALKETIAAFERATPGIKVELRGFKAADYAKRLPEALGADGEALDVVGVQVPTMTDEIKDRLLPVDEWDNLSEDWRDTLGETAVGQAEKAAEDGKLYSVPMGSSGGAVMYYNAALLSELGMSFPETVADLESVVMKAKKLPDLQPIVLSGEPRRQEELLFTIVGQSDPGLSDDLFAGDKRWNSPEMVSALVAYKSLFDRGVVDKSVLSLKGDGPAKLFTSGKALFLVDDSGRSPLLSDSYRKDNKVSLTDVGAGAFPVLLPGGKPAVRSQVEEGLGIPKDSKHAAEAAELIKFLTLGDGVAKWSKNMTLVPALKDFQMDPSVFSTDAAREGYAEVQEVIGAGGSARTSSRAFLDEVEGDVILGVARGRLSPEKAADQLQKEWSSGRFDLG, from the coding sequence ATGGCCGCGGCCCTCAGCTTGGGACTGACCGCCGCCTGCGCGGGCGACGGGAGCGCGGAGGGGCAGAAGCCGGTTCAGCAGGCACGCCAGGGCGCGGTCGAACCCGTCACGCTGAAGTATTGGACCTCGTTCCCTCCCGAGCCGGCCCTCAAGGAAACGATCGCCGCGTTCGAACGGGCGACTCCCGGGATCAAGGTCGAGCTGCGCGGGTTCAAGGCCGCCGACTACGCGAAGCGGCTTCCTGAGGCACTCGGCGCCGATGGTGAGGCACTCGACGTCGTCGGCGTCCAGGTCCCGACGATGACCGATGAGATCAAGGACCGGCTTCTCCCGGTCGACGAGTGGGACAACCTGTCCGAGGACTGGCGGGACACGCTCGGGGAGACCGCGGTCGGCCAGGCAGAGAAGGCCGCCGAGGACGGGAAGCTCTACTCCGTCCCGATGGGCTCCAGCGGGGGCGCGGTCATGTACTACAACGCCGCGCTCCTGTCCGAACTCGGGATGTCCTTCCCCGAGACGGTCGCCGACCTCGAATCCGTCGTCATGAAGGCGAAGAAACTCCCGGACCTCCAGCCGATCGTCCTGTCCGGCGAGCCGCGGCGGCAGGAGGAGCTGCTGTTCACCATCGTGGGCCAGAGCGACCCCGGCCTCTCCGACGACCTGTTCGCCGGTGACAAGCGGTGGAACAGCCCCGAGATGGTCTCGGCCCTGGTCGCCTACAAGTCGCTCTTCGACCGGGGCGTGGTGGACAAGTCCGTGCTGAGCCTCAAGGGCGACGGCCCGGCCAAGCTGTTCACCTCGGGCAAGGCGCTGTTCCTGGTGGACGACTCCGGGCGGAGCCCGCTGCTGTCCGACTCCTACCGCAAGGACAACAAGGTCTCCCTCACCGACGTCGGCGCCGGGGCCTTTCCCGTCCTCCTGCCCGGCGGCAAGCCCGCCGTGCGCAGCCAGGTTGAGGAGGGCCTGGGCATTCCCAAGGACTCCAAGCACGCGGCCGAGGCGGCCGAGCTGATCAAGTTCCTGACCCTGGGCGACGGCGTCGCGAAGTGGTCCAAGAACATGACGCTGGTCCCGGCGCTCAAGGACTTCCAGATGGACCCGTCCGTCTTCTCCACCGACGCGGCCAGGGAAGGTTACGCCGAGGTCCAGGAGGTCATCGGTGCCGGCGGCTCCGCCCGCACCTCCAGCCGGGCCTTCCTGGACGAGGTGGAGGGCGACGTCATCCTCGGCGTCGCGCGCGGCAGGCTCAGCCCGGAGAAGGCGGCGGACCAGCTGCAGAAGGAGTGGTCCAGCGGACGGTTCGACCTCGGGTGA
- a CDS encoding GlxA family transcriptional regulator: MHRVVVLALDGVIPFELGIPARIFGGAKSPEGGPLYEVITCTVDGGPVRTDADFSVSVEHGAEALSTADTVVIPATHTLGTISKDGRLPESLARAIALIRPGTRLISICTGSYVLAAAGLLDGRPATTHWSSADHFQKLFPQVKVNPDVLFVDDGEVLTSAGVAAGVDLCLHVLRRDHGTAVANRVARRCVVPPWRDGGQAQFIERPVPERSAATTAATRAWALERLQQPLPLTELAAHARMSRRTFTRRFRDETGVSPGQWLILQRVELARRLLEASDLPVDGVALRAGFGTAASLRQHLQAAIGVSPMAYRRTFRPLEISSRPEVEV; this comes from the coding sequence ATGCACAGGGTCGTCGTGTTAGCTCTGGACGGTGTCATCCCCTTCGAGCTGGGCATCCCGGCACGAATCTTCGGCGGCGCCAAAAGCCCGGAGGGCGGGCCGCTCTACGAGGTGATCACCTGCACCGTCGACGGCGGCCCGGTCCGTACCGACGCCGACTTCTCGGTCTCGGTGGAGCACGGCGCGGAGGCGCTGAGCACCGCGGACACCGTGGTGATCCCGGCCACCCACACGCTCGGCACGATCTCCAAGGACGGAAGGCTCCCGGAGTCACTGGCCAGGGCGATCGCCCTCATCCGGCCGGGCACCCGCCTGATCTCGATCTGCACCGGCTCCTACGTGCTCGCGGCGGCGGGACTGCTCGACGGCCGCCCGGCGACCACCCACTGGAGCAGCGCCGACCACTTCCAGAAGCTGTTCCCCCAGGTCAAGGTCAATCCCGACGTGTTGTTCGTGGACGACGGGGAGGTGCTCACCTCAGCCGGGGTGGCCGCCGGGGTCGATCTCTGCCTGCACGTCCTCCGCCGCGACCACGGCACCGCGGTGGCCAACCGGGTGGCCCGGCGATGCGTCGTCCCGCCGTGGCGCGACGGCGGCCAGGCTCAGTTCATCGAGCGCCCCGTCCCGGAGCGGTCCGCCGCCACCACCGCCGCGACCAGGGCCTGGGCGCTGGAGCGCCTGCAACAGCCACTCCCTCTCACCGAACTGGCCGCCCACGCCCGGATGAGCCGCCGTACCTTCACGCGGCGCTTCCGCGACGAGACGGGCGTCAGCCCGGGTCAGTGGCTCATCCTGCAGCGCGTGGAGCTGGCCCGCCGCCTGCTGGAGGCCAGCGACCTGCCGGTGGACGGCGTCGCGCTGCGGGCCGGGTTCGGCACCGCGGCCTCGCTCCGCCAGCACCTGCAGGCGGCCATCGGCGTCTCGCCGATGGCCTACCGCCGCACATTCCGGCCGCTGGAGATCTCATCGCGGCCGGAGGTGGAGGTCTGA
- a CDS encoding HAMP domain-containing sensor histidine kinase, whose product MIFALVLGTGAVATSLGVRAKLRTDINNSVVEAARKAALSADKGHVPGGVIMPSNYVSRLQVVGEDGRVLAASPALKGKPAISRARPVGGDLRVDKMSCVAFSQKDRTCFLTVGLWHSKSSYGDVMVYAQAAAPPLLGGHTLEISLAVLFTVLLGLLGWGTWRMVGRTLEPVQRISAEMAEITASDLSRRMSVPDTGDEVAQLAQTLNGTLGRLEWAMENQRRFASDASHELRTPLTGLRTKLELALADPEVEDPVQAMRSALGDAERLQATMDDLLLLARLDAGVRNASQPIDLSELVVSEIGQPCRHEVILNLDPDVTVAGNRLQLCRLLANLLTNAQRHALSTVWVEVKREGGEAVLEVRDNGLGIPPDERERVFQRFTRLDSARSRDAGGTGLGLPIARDIASAHHGKLYAADSTNGRGARLILRLPLSTPLSV is encoded by the coding sequence ATGATATTCGCGCTCGTGCTGGGAACGGGCGCGGTCGCGACCTCGCTGGGTGTGCGAGCCAAGCTGAGGACCGACATCAACAACTCCGTGGTCGAGGCGGCCAGGAAGGCGGCTCTGAGCGCCGACAAAGGGCACGTGCCGGGCGGCGTCATCATGCCGTCGAACTACGTCAGCCGTCTCCAGGTCGTCGGGGAGGACGGCCGGGTCCTCGCCGCCAGCCCGGCGTTGAAGGGAAAGCCCGCGATCTCCCGGGCGCGCCCCGTCGGCGGAGACCTGCGAGTGGACAAAATGTCCTGCGTCGCCTTCTCCCAGAAGGACAGGACCTGCTTCCTCACCGTGGGGCTCTGGCACAGTAAATCCTCCTACGGCGACGTCATGGTCTACGCGCAGGCCGCCGCACCCCCACTGCTCGGCGGCCACACCCTGGAGATCTCGCTGGCCGTCCTGTTCACCGTGCTCCTCGGGCTGCTCGGCTGGGGCACCTGGCGGATGGTCGGCCGGACCCTCGAACCGGTCCAGCGGATCAGCGCCGAGATGGCCGAGATCACCGCCTCCGACCTCAGCCGCCGGATGTCCGTGCCGGACACCGGGGACGAGGTGGCGCAGCTCGCCCAGACCCTCAACGGCACCCTGGGGAGGCTGGAGTGGGCCATGGAGAACCAGCGGCGCTTCGCCTCCGACGCCTCGCACGAGCTGCGCACGCCGCTGACCGGGTTGCGCACCAAGCTCGAACTGGCGCTCGCCGACCCCGAGGTGGAGGATCCCGTGCAGGCGATGCGGTCGGCGCTGGGCGACGCCGAGCGGCTCCAGGCCACCATGGACGACCTGCTCCTGCTCGCCCGCCTCGACGCCGGGGTGCGGAACGCCTCCCAGCCGATCGATCTCTCCGAGCTGGTCGTCTCGGAGATCGGGCAGCCGTGCAGGCACGAGGTGATCCTGAATCTCGACCCCGACGTGACGGTCGCGGGCAACCGGCTCCAGCTCTGCCGCCTGCTGGCCAACCTGCTCACCAACGCCCAACGGCACGCGTTGAGCACAGTATGGGTCGAGGTCAAGCGCGAGGGCGGTGAGGCCGTACTGGAGGTCCGCGACAACGGGCTCGGTATCCCGCCGGACGAGCGCGAGCGGGTCTTCCAGCGCTTCACCCGCCTGGACTCGGCACGCAGCCGCGACGCCGGAGGGACCGGGCTGGGCCTGCCCATCGCCAGGGACATCGCGTCCGCGCACCACGGCAAGCTGTACGCCGCGGACAGCACGAACGGCCGTGGCGCCCGGTTGATCCTCCGGCTGCCGCTGTCCACCCCTCTATCGGTCTAG
- a CDS encoding helix-turn-helix transcriptional regulator, whose translation MLYGRGAEQAVIDRLLSDSRAGHSGALLVRGEPGIGKTALLNYAATAAGDLRVIRGTGVESEAELPFAGLHLLLRPVLDQVGALPEHQERALRAAFGLASMEAGDRLLVGLAVLSLLSELAEDGPLLVLVDDAQWLDRASIDSLLFAARRLDAEGIALIFAAREPFTAPGVEELPVKGLDATSAAALLDAAAGTGADPTSAPTGAAINPVVRYRVLAEARGNPLALIELPAAAPSDGTALPLTSRVQEAFLGQVRALPEATQGLLAVAAAEDTGDLDVVLRAAAGFGDFLEDLHPAESAGLVLVDAGTLTFRHPLVRAAVYQGIPPSLRLAVHKALAQVLDRPDDDDRRAWHRAMAATGPDEEVATELERTGVRASDRHGYAAAATAYERAARLSARPESRARRLTLAAETAIWAGELDRAGTLAEQGERQLVTPAPDAVEQVGNPALRARLTQVRATSDFLRGSPHTAHEALLDGAATADGTRAARMLIQALHAAWYLGRPEIDRTAARLDALSLPEGDPAAPVIGFITAILSRSARPSLNDVVAQARRLGAGPRELVQVCGFGLAAGQDEEVHETATSLIAESRALGSIGVLPTLLFFLAETELFQGRHRDALTTATESLRIARDTGQGQWVSQMNSFLAYLAAIDGDDERCVRHADEALASGVAGTRWVLWARGTLDLGHGRVEAALSRLAPMAGGHHVADTRCVPDLVEAAVRFGAPERAAGAFAVYREWADYTRQPWTEALVLRCRALLEDSEEHFTAALKLEGRPFEQARTELLYGEWLRRMRRKADSRIRLRAALETFERLGATPWAGRARAELSATGSAAPAAPAPGVLARLTPQELQIVRLAAQGLSNRDIAAQLFLSPRTVGYHLYKAYPKLGVASRGELGAVALSG comes from the coding sequence ATGTTGTACGGGAGAGGCGCCGAGCAGGCCGTCATCGATCGGCTGCTGTCGGACTCCCGTGCGGGCCACAGTGGCGCCCTGCTCGTCCGGGGCGAGCCGGGGATCGGCAAGACCGCGCTGCTGAACTACGCGGCCACCGCCGCCGGGGACCTGCGGGTGATCCGTGGCACCGGGGTGGAGTCGGAGGCGGAGCTCCCGTTCGCCGGGCTGCACCTGCTGCTGCGGCCGGTGCTCGACCAGGTGGGAGCGCTGCCCGAGCATCAGGAACGGGCGCTGCGCGCCGCCTTCGGACTCGCCTCCATGGAGGCGGGCGACCGCTTGCTGGTCGGCCTGGCGGTGCTCTCCCTGCTGTCGGAACTGGCCGAGGACGGCCCGCTGCTGGTGCTGGTGGACGACGCCCAGTGGCTGGACCGCGCCTCGATCGACTCGCTGCTGTTCGCCGCGCGGCGGCTGGACGCCGAGGGGATCGCACTGATCTTCGCCGCGCGCGAGCCGTTCACCGCGCCGGGAGTGGAGGAGCTGCCGGTGAAGGGGCTGGACGCCACCTCCGCGGCGGCGTTGCTGGACGCCGCCGCCGGCACCGGCGCCGACCCCACCTCCGCTCCCACCGGCGCCGCCATCAACCCCGTCGTCCGTTACCGCGTGCTGGCCGAGGCGCGGGGCAACCCGCTCGCGCTGATCGAACTGCCCGCCGCGGCGCCGTCGGACGGTACGGCGCTGCCGCTCACCAGCCGGGTTCAGGAAGCCTTCCTCGGCCAGGTCAGGGCGCTTCCCGAGGCGACGCAGGGGCTGCTGGCGGTGGCCGCGGCCGAGGACACCGGTGACCTGGACGTGGTGTTACGGGCCGCGGCCGGGTTCGGAGACTTCCTTGAGGACCTGCACCCGGCGGAGAGCGCGGGACTGGTCCTGGTCGACGCGGGAACCTTGACCTTCCGGCATCCCCTGGTCAGGGCCGCCGTCTATCAGGGAATCCCGCCCAGCCTGCGGCTGGCCGTACACAAGGCCCTGGCCCAGGTGCTCGACCGCCCCGACGACGACGACCGGCGCGCCTGGCACCGGGCCATGGCGGCGACGGGACCCGACGAGGAGGTCGCCACCGAGCTGGAGCGCACCGGCGTACGGGCCAGCGATCGCCACGGTTACGCCGCCGCGGCCACCGCCTACGAGCGGGCGGCCCGGCTCAGCGCGCGGCCGGAGTCCCGGGCGAGGCGGCTCACCCTGGCGGCCGAGACGGCGATCTGGGCGGGGGAGCTGGACAGGGCGGGAACGCTGGCCGAACAAGGGGAACGACAACTCGTCACACCCGCCCCGGATGCCGTGGAGCAGGTGGGGAACCCGGCTCTCCGGGCCCGGCTCACACAGGTCCGGGCGACGTCCGACTTCCTGCGCGGGTCGCCGCACACCGCGCACGAGGCGTTGCTGGACGGCGCCGCGACGGCGGACGGCACGCGGGCCGCGCGGATGCTGATCCAGGCGCTGCACGCCGCCTGGTACCTCGGCAGGCCCGAAATCGACCGCACCGCGGCCCGGCTGGACGCCCTGTCCCTTCCCGAGGGGGACCCGGCGGCGCCGGTCATCGGGTTCATCACGGCGATCCTGTCCCGGAGCGCGCGGCCGTCGCTGAACGACGTGGTCGCGCAGGCCCGGCGCCTGGGGGCCGGCCCGCGCGAGCTGGTCCAGGTCTGCGGGTTCGGGCTGGCCGCCGGGCAGGACGAGGAGGTCCACGAGACCGCGACGTCCCTGATCGCCGAGAGCCGCGCCCTGGGAAGCATCGGGGTGCTGCCGACGCTGCTCTTCTTCCTCGCCGAGACCGAGCTCTTCCAGGGACGGCACCGGGACGCGCTGACCACCGCCACCGAGAGCCTGCGCATCGCGCGCGACACCGGGCAGGGGCAGTGGGTCAGTCAGATGAACAGTTTCCTGGCCTATCTCGCCGCGATCGACGGTGATGACGAGCGCTGCGTCAGGCACGCGGACGAGGCGCTCGCGAGCGGTGTGGCGGGGACTCGGTGGGTCCTGTGGGCGCGGGGCACGCTCGACCTCGGTCATGGCCGGGTGGAGGCCGCGCTCTCCCGGCTGGCGCCCATGGCAGGCGGGCATCACGTGGCCGATACGCGGTGCGTGCCCGACCTGGTGGAGGCGGCGGTACGGTTCGGCGCTCCCGAGCGCGCGGCCGGGGCCTTCGCCGTCTACCGGGAATGGGCCGACTACACGCGCCAGCCGTGGACCGAGGCCCTGGTGCTCCGCTGCCGGGCCCTGCTCGAAGACTCCGAGGAGCATTTCACCGCGGCGTTGAAACTCGAAGGACGCCCTTTCGAACAGGCCAGAACCGAACTGCTCTACGGCGAATGGCTCCGCCGTATGAGAAGAAAGGCCGATTCCCGCATCCGTCTGCGCGCCGCGCTGGAGACCTTCGAGCGTCTGGGCGCCACGCCGTGGGCCGGCCGGGCGCGTGCCGAGCTGAGCGCCACCGGCTCCGCCGCGCCCGCCGCGCCCGCGCCCGGCGTGCTGGCCAGACTCACCCCGCAGGAGCTGCAGATCGTACGGCTGGCGGCACAGGGCCTGTCGAACCGGGACATCGCGGCCCAGCTCTTCCTCAGCCCTCGCACGGTCGGCTACCACCTCTACAAGGCCTATCCCAAGCTCGGCGTCGCCTCCCGCGGCGAGCTCGGGGCGGTTGCCCTTTCCGGCTGA
- a CDS encoding LCP family protein translates to MSSGLTDAPPKPSGPTPPRARRRWLWWLVALVTVVVLVITGTVAGVYVKLAGNVKHIDVTAADLGTRPVKVATKAMNVLVVGSDQRDGKNAKYGEVPGERTDTIMLAHISPKRDNAMIISFPRDSMVQLPACRAQQGLAGQQAHLGMINESFNSGGITCTWKTIESLTGIHIDHFVKVDFTGFKGMVDAIGGVDVCIPEAINDKKALLHLPAGKQTLMGEQALGYVRARYSLGDGSDIGRIQRQQMFIASMVKKVMSGETLTDPAKLLGFLDAATKSVTTDPELTPGVMKDLASSAQGLAAGQIHFITTPWRYSVVHPGRVEWVQPQSKQLFRIVATDQAITGSGVKGGESKVARSKIQVEVRNGTNRSGLATQVAAQLEERGYHIAKIGDAKRKPYPTTTIAYSPNGATNAPTLTRDLLASKGLLAAQATTARLVLTIGDDWKGLKALPRNDTDSLQGFDATHDSCAGA, encoded by the coding sequence GTGAGCAGCGGGTTGACCGACGCACCCCCGAAGCCCTCAGGCCCCACACCGCCCCGCGCCCGCCGCAGGTGGCTGTGGTGGCTGGTGGCCCTCGTGACCGTGGTCGTGCTCGTGATAACGGGTACGGTGGCCGGCGTCTACGTCAAGCTGGCCGGGAACGTCAAGCACATCGACGTCACGGCGGCGGACCTCGGGACCCGCCCCGTCAAGGTCGCGACCAAGGCGATGAACGTCCTGGTCGTCGGCTCCGACCAGCGCGACGGCAAGAACGCCAAGTACGGCGAGGTCCCCGGCGAGCGGACCGACACGATCATGCTGGCGCACATCTCGCCGAAGCGGGACAACGCCATGATCATCAGCTTTCCCCGGGACTCGATGGTCCAGCTCCCCGCCTGCCGGGCGCAGCAGGGGCTCGCCGGCCAGCAGGCACACCTGGGCATGATCAACGAGTCGTTCAACTCCGGCGGCATCACCTGCACCTGGAAGACCATCGAGTCGCTCACCGGCATCCACATCGACCACTTCGTGAAGGTCGACTTCACCGGCTTCAAGGGCATGGTCGACGCGATCGGCGGCGTGGACGTCTGCATACCCGAGGCGATCAACGACAAGAAGGCCCTGCTCCACCTGCCCGCCGGCAAGCAGACCCTCATGGGCGAGCAGGCCCTCGGCTACGTCCGGGCCCGCTACAGCCTGGGCGACGGCTCCGACATCGGGCGCATCCAGCGGCAGCAGATGTTCATCGCCTCAATGGTCAAGAAGGTCATGAGCGGCGAGACGCTCACCGATCCCGCCAAGCTCCTCGGATTCCTCGACGCGGCCACGAAGTCGGTCACCACCGACCCCGAGCTCACCCCGGGCGTCATGAAGGACCTCGCCTCAAGCGCCCAGGGGCTGGCCGCCGGGCAGATCCACTTCATCACCACCCCCTGGCGGTACTCCGTCGTCCACCCCGGCCGGGTGGAGTGGGTCCAGCCGCAGAGCAAGCAGCTGTTCCGCATCGTCGCGACGGACCAGGCGATCACCGGGTCAGGGGTCAAGGGCGGGGAGTCCAAGGTGGCCCGATCGAAGATCCAGGTCGAGGTACGCAACGGGACCAACCGGTCGGGCCTGGCCACACAGGTGGCCGCCCAGTTGGAGGAGCGGGGATACCACATCGCCAAGATCGGTGACGCGAAGCGCAAGCCGTACCCGACGACCACGATCGCGTACTCGCCGAACGGCGCGACCAACGCGCCCACCCTCACTCGCGACCTGCTCGCGTCCAAGGGCCTGCTCGCCGCCCAGGCGACCACGGCGAGGCTCGTCCTGACGATCGGCGACGACTGGAAGGGCCTCAAGGCGCTTCCCCGCAACGACACCGACAGCCTGCAAGGCTTCGACGCCACCCATGACTCGTGCGCCGGCGCCTGA
- a CDS encoding GNAT family N-acetyltransferase encodes MIIRDGNLGDVPAVLGMFDSAVAWLTAQGRTRQWGSLPLSANPTHVERVTSWARTDGMRIAEIDGEPAGCMVLGPPTDDITPVLEPEVYIRALVIDQRFRGRDVGAALLERASAEAAEQGITLVRVDCYAGDDGRLVTYYESRGFTRTETFSVGEWPGQILQMRLPAGT; translated from the coding sequence ATGATTATCCGAGATGGCAATCTTGGCGACGTTCCTGCCGTCCTGGGAATGTTCGACAGCGCGGTGGCGTGGCTGACCGCCCAAGGCCGTACCCGCCAGTGGGGCAGCCTGCCGCTCTCCGCCAATCCCACCCACGTCGAGCGGGTCACCTCCTGGGCGAGGACGGACGGGATGCGCATCGCCGAGATCGACGGCGAACCCGCCGGATGCATGGTCCTCGGGCCTCCGACGGACGACATCACGCCGGTTCTCGAACCCGAGGTCTACATCAGGGCTCTGGTCATCGATCAGCGGTTTCGCGGTCGCGACGTCGGAGCGGCCCTGCTGGAGCGGGCCTCGGCCGAGGCGGCCGAGCAGGGGATCACCCTGGTCCGGGTCGACTGCTACGCCGGTGACGACGGCCGGCTGGTGACGTACTACGAGAGCCGGGGCTTCACCAGGACCGAGACCTTCAGCGTCGGCGAGTGGCCCGGCCAGATCCTCCAGATGCGCCTGCCCGCCGGAACCTGA
- a CDS encoding glycoside hydrolase family 16 protein: MISRSLMRVAVLGTVTALAVSTLGAARGEVAAGQAAACPRATGEASAAQARAWGAPAWCAEFDGHLDPADWVFYDSAGHAGNGRRSPEQLYLGNGALYLHGRPDGTTAGLATRHTQTYGRWETRIRLYPGAGSYHPVALLWPKDGGGGVRSSTSEEVNFLELIDDPDRQHPNFFLHTPRGQEQARADVDLTTWHTYAVENTRNGVVGYIDGQEWFRSPNATHSPMSACLQLDWFPGQGSGGEAWMEVDWLRVYPLQAAG; the protein is encoded by the coding sequence TTGATCAGCAGATCCCTCATGAGGGTGGCCGTGCTCGGCACGGTGACGGCTCTGGCCGTGAGCACCCTCGGCGCGGCCCGAGGGGAGGTGGCCGCAGGGCAGGCGGCCGCCTGCCCTCGGGCGACCGGTGAGGCGAGCGCCGCCCAGGCCCGTGCCTGGGGCGCGCCGGCCTGGTGCGCGGAGTTCGACGGCCACCTCGATCCAGCCGACTGGGTCTTCTACGACTCCGCCGGGCACGCCGGCAACGGCCGCCGTTCCCCCGAACAGCTCTATCTGGGAAACGGAGCGCTCTACCTGCACGGCCGTCCCGACGGGACCACCGCCGGGCTGGCCACCCGGCATACCCAGACCTACGGGCGCTGGGAGACCCGCATCCGCCTGTATCCGGGCGCGGGTTCCTACCATCCCGTCGCCCTGCTGTGGCCGAAGGACGGCGGCGGCGGCGTGCGGAGCTCCACGAGCGAGGAGGTGAACTTCCTGGAGCTCATCGACGACCCGGACAGGCAACACCCCAACTTCTTCCTCCACACCCCCCGGGGTCAGGAGCAGGCCCGCGCCGATGTGGACCTGACCACCTGGCACACCTACGCCGTGGAGAACACCCGGAACGGGGTCGTCGGCTACATCGACGGACAGGAGTGGTTCCGTTCCCCCAACGCCACCCACAGCCCGATGTCGGCCTGCCTGCAACTGGACTGGTTCCCCGGCCAGGGCAGCGGGGGTGAGGCCTGGATGGAGGTGGACTGGCTCCGCGTCTACCCGCTCCAGGCCGCCGGCTGA